Genomic segment of Panicum virgatum strain AP13 chromosome 9N, P.virgatum_v5, whole genome shotgun sequence:
ACACGAAAAGGCAACAAAAATTTGGAGCAGTGGCTCGTAGAACTTTTATAATGGCTCACAGGAAATGGCCTCGTAAACCTGGCCTTCACCGATCTTATCCGGacagggcccatctggcagtcTCTCAAAAATCCCCAAGGCTGCAGAACCCTGAAGTCCTGAACGGCTCATCGACGAGGAAGCGATGGTGGGGCGAAAGCCGATGCGCCGCCGCAGAACTGATCggcagccgcctccgccgccgcagtccTTCGGCGCCACGGATCGCCCGACCTCCCCACGTtcatccgcctccgccgccgcggtggccgccGACCTGGACGAGCTGCTGctcacggcgccgccgccgtcggcgtcggagCCCCGGAGCTTCTCGTACGCGGTGAAGCAGCAGTGCTGGGAGAAGGCGGAGCGAGTGCCGGGGCGCGACCCGGAGAGGTGGCGCCGCGACGCGCTTGGCAACATCGTCTTCCGCAAGCTCGTCGGCTGCCCCGGCTGCCTCTGCCACGACTACGACCACATCGTCCCCTACTCCAAGGTCTCAGATTACAACCGCACAACTAGTTCCTAAAACGCTGCTTTTGTGCATGTCGGTGCGAAAAGCCGGAATCCAACAGCTCCTGGACAGCAATAAGGCTCAGCTTCAAATATTTTTAGGGCTTCTAGATCGTATATATGCGGTTTTGTGGTGACGTTGTATCAGCAGATCACTGACCCTGTAAAATTTACAGGGCGGGAAGAGCACATTGGAGAATTGCCAGGTTTTGCAGGTACGCCATATCTTCTGCAGCGCAATTGAGAATTACTTGAACAGACAGaatcactcacacacacacaagcaaAAATCTCTAGACTAAATCGTGTTTGATCGAAACAATTCACCTGCGTGATATCTTGTTGGAAAAAAAACTGTATTGCAATTAGTATGACTAGTGTGGCAGATCTGTTTCTTTTTTGAGGGCACAAACCCACAACTGCTGACTGATGTAGAGATTCGTGCTTGCAGGCTACAGTGAATCGATCTAAAGGCAACAAGACTGAGGTATCCAAATCTGAGCTCATACAGAAGAGTGCGTATTGTAGGGTTTCAGGTAAATAAAATCTACCTTAAATGAGTTTTGTTTTAGTGAAATATTTAGTTATTCAGGTTCTCAGCTTACCGAGTAACTTTTCTGATGTCTTCAGGACGCGATATGGATCTTGTTGAACTCTCTGCCTATGGAAATGTCCGGCGAGGACCAGATTCAGGGGGCTGCAAAATCCAATGAAGTACAGAGTAGATATATCTGAGGAGTTGTGTTAATCAGTTCCAAGTAGTTGCCAGAATCTAAATGAAGAAAGCTTGATTAATTTTTCTGTCAAACATGTTCGATTATGTTTGTACTATGTAGCTTGACGCTTCAAGTGATTTATCCGAGAACAGCAATTGTGATATCTTCGAATCAATATCGTCTGCATTCACACTCAGTAAACCTACCCAttctcaccccccccccccccaaaaaaaaaacaaaaaaactgcAGTGCCCAAATGACAGATCTCTGATGAAGACCATAGTTTGGTATCCATCCAACCGATAACAGGTTGAGTGGGTAATTTGACTGGATTTTTCAAGATGATTCTACCAACCTACCAATGTCTTTTCTTTTACTCTGCAGCATGGTAAGTTTACTATCATATGAATTATCTGGAAACACTAATGACAGTACAAACTATACCTAATGTGAATTTCGTTCAGTTGGGATCCTGGCAGGCAACAATTGATAAGTTGCGTGCTTAGTTTAAATGTTCTGTGGTACTATATACTCTTATAAGCTTTTCACTTTATTTTTGTAAACGCTTCAGTCGTTTCGCCATGTATTTGAGAAACTTCTGCAATTGCCTCCCACATTCCAAGGATTAACTATCAAGAATGTTGTATGAGTTGGGGTCAATTTAACTGTGCTGGACAGGatcattattttttaaattccaTACAGAAGCTCAAAGGTGTGGTCAAGTCAATCATGTAAGCCTTTTGCTTCAATTGAGACATCACAATTGATCTCATTTCTTGCGCTTGTCTGCATATTTTGTTTGCAGGAGTGTGTGCACATGCTGCACTCTATCTGCATAAATTGATTGATCTGACATTTATATCCACAGATGTATGTGTGGATGAGGATGCATGAAGCCCTATAATCTTAAGTGACAACACACAGAGAAGCAATATATGTATCTGAGCCATGATGCTGCCAACGAAGTGACAGTGACTGGTATTATCTCGAGATCTTTCAGTATGTCCAGAAATCTTTacat
This window contains:
- the LOC120689815 gene encoding uncharacterized protein LOC120689815 → MVGRKPMRRRRTDRQPPPPPQSFGATDRPTSPRSSASAAAVAADLDELLLTAPPPSASEPRSFSYAVKQQCWEKAERVPGRDPERWRRDALGNIVFRKLVGCPGCLCHDYDHIVPYSKGGKSTLENCQVLQATVNRSKGNKTEVSKSELIQKSAYCRVSGRDMDLVELSAYGNVRRGPDSGGCKIQ